The proteins below come from a single Balaenoptera ricei isolate mBalRic1 chromosome 17, mBalRic1.hap2, whole genome shotgun sequence genomic window:
- the LOC132351797 gene encoding HIG1 domain family member 1A, mitochondrial-like, whose product MSSDTDVSLSSYDEDQGSKLIRKAREAPFVPIGTAGFAAIVAYGLYKWKSRGDTKMSVHLIHMRVAAQGFVVGAMTLGMGYSM is encoded by the coding sequence ATGTCAAGTGACACAgatgtttctctttcttcatatGATGAAGATCAGGGATCTAAACTTATCCGAAAAGCTAGAGAGGCACCATTTGTCCCCATTGGAACGGCAGGTTTTGCAGCAATCGTTGCATATGGATTATATAAATGGAAGAGCAGGGGCGATACTAAAATGTCTGTTCACCTGATCCACATGCGCGTGGCGGCCCAAGGCTTTGTTGTGGGAGCAATGACTCTTGGTATGGGCTATTCCATGTAG